The sequence below is a genomic window from Methanobacteriaceae archaeon.
ATTTATCTCCAAAAAGTAATATTGTAACATCTGACATGGCCATTACCATATATTTGTATTCTGTTTGTACTATAATATAATACACTCGATTAATTTCATTTATCAGTCATGGTAAATTATTAATTTATTACATAGTATTAAAGTATTAATTGATTAGAAAAAGGTAAACTGATAAATCATCTGTTATTATCAGTGCTACATGCAGGGGTACCCGAGTGGACAAAGGGGGTGGACTCAAGATCCTCTGGCGTAGGCCTTCAAGGGTTCGAATCCCTTCCCCTGCACTTTTTTCAAAAAAAAGGTTTAACTTCTACCGTAATGGGTTTAGTTTTCTCCAGTAGTTTTAGATAGGATAGTGTCTTAGATTGATGTTAATTTCCCACCCTCTTTTAAGGATATTCTTTTCCCATTCAGCCCCATGGTCTTTTTTTTTAATTTGAGCCATCATAGCATATCGCATATATTTCTATGCATTATTTTTTTGTATACTATACATTATTTCTGATGTTGGCTAGTTGCCCTCTTCATGGGATTATCCAGGGTTTTTGTTGAATATAAAAGAGACCATTCTTTGGAGAGGCCCTTCTTTGGCAATCAAACAACCACCAATCATGCTGAAATGTTCCCTGTCCCTCTGATGCATCTTTATACATATTCTGGTAGATCATCATCCCTGTTTCAAGTAACCGGTTATCACTTGATGAGGTTATGTTACTTTTACCCTGGGTATTCTGGGAGTTTTGTATTAGGGATTCGACTATTTATCATCTGTTCCAACATAAATTGCAAAGAATCCATCAGTATCAGCGTAAACTGGTTTAAAACCTTGCTTTTCAGAGTCTCCCATGGTTTTCTTAAGAAAATCCCTACCCCAGGCAGTTATGGCCTCGGAACATTCTAAGCTATACCATCTGAATGAGCTGTGGTTATAAAGTCCGTAAATAGTGTTGGCTAACCGTTTCAATGCTTCTTGTTGCACGTTCAGAACCTGAATCTGTCTTTTATCTTCTGATTCTTTCATCAGGGATTTAACTCTCATTCTATCCTCCAGAATTTCGCCCATAGCAGATGGAATAAAACCTACCGGTGTTTTTCGAAATCTATGCCCGTATTCTGGTGTTATATGGCAGTTATCTTCACTATCATGGATGAGACTGTCTGGGGAGATGTTCTTGGAAATTATTATACTGGGATACAGGCTTCTAAAATCAAAGTAGACAATATCCTGGTGCAAACCTTTCACCGGTTCTTTAACATAACCTCCTACAACATGTATACCTTCCCGTTGTGATAACTCGGAAGATGAGGCTTTATTAGGCACCAAATTCCCGTATTCAAATGATTTTTTAATTAGGTACCATTCCACATGCCTGCCGGACGCCATCCTGGCTACTTCAAATAAGGGCTGGCCCACAATTCTGGTTAATTCTATACTGAGAGGTAACATCTTCTCTCCTATCTGGGTAACTGACACCGCATCATCCAGGGAATACCTGAAAAGTTTTTCCAGCTTATCCCCACCTTCCTCCCAGTAAATGTGAATATCCTTCTTGGGAATGTCCATTTTTCCCTTTCCAAAAAGTTCCCTGTGAACATGTTCCAGTGTGTGATGGTTCAAGTGAAGATAACGGCGAATGTTGGGGTAAAGGTCAATATGGATCCTGCCCCTGATCATGGCAGAGTTACTTACACCTACACGTGTGAATTTGAGTCTGGAGCCATCCACCCCTAAACGAAGAGGCACACCTAAATGTGAAGCCCTATCCCTGAGGTAAGGAAAGTCAAATCCGTCTGAATTGTATCCTAAAATAAAATCGGGTTTAATAGAATTAACAGTTTCCACAAATTTCTGTAAAAGTTCCCTCTCACCCTTCACAACTTCTACAAAGTCTGGGGATGAATCTTTGGTGGAGAAAACTTTCTGAAATCCTTGGTTACTGGAGAAACTTATCATGATTATGGGATCTCTGTCAGATTGGGGCATTCCATGTGGACTGTAAACTTCAATATCAAAACCTAACAAAGAGAAGGCGGGTAAACTTTCATCCAGCATCAGGGGTGTATTTTCCACTTGAAAGATGCAGGTTGAAGACCTAAACGATAAAACCTTACCCTGCACCTCTACCACATTCATGGGGGATAATCCTTTATCTATGAGGTACCTGCGGTAAAAGGGGATATCATATTCTC
It includes:
- a CDS encoding DNA polymerase gives rise to the protein MVLRGGISEPAISDPTETRKFVLLDIDYITQNSEAVIRLFGKLLGEDPDEEWDRRRNRETRHIIALDKNFKPYLYVIPSDNSDIDICIGELSELKFKGIIGLEKVCRSDSGELIEVLKITLKHPQNIPKIREKIRNFPSVNDIREYDIPFYRRYLIDKGLSPMNVVEVQGKVLSFRSSTCIFQVENTPLMLDESLPAFSLLGFDIEVYSPHGMPQSDRDPIIMISFSSNQGFQKVFSTKDSSPDFVEVVKGERELLQKFVETVNSIKPDFILGYNSDGFDFPYLRDRASHLGVPLRLGVDGSRLKFTRVGVSNSAMIRGRIHIDLYPNIRRYLHLNHHTLEHVHRELFGKGKMDIPKKDIHIYWEEGGDKLEKLFRYSLDDAVSVTQIGEKMLPLSIELTRIVGQPLFEVARMASGRHVEWYLIKKSFEYGNLVPNKASSSELSQREGIHVVGGYVKEPVKGLHQDIVYFDFRSLYPSIIISKNISPDSLIHDSEDNCHITPEYGHRFRKTPVGFIPSAMGEILEDRMRVKSLMKESEDKRQIQVLNVQQEALKRLANTIYGLYNHSSFRWYSLECSEAITAWGRDFLKKTMGDSEKQGFKPVYADTDGFFAIYVGTDDK